A single window of Gossypium hirsutum isolate 1008001.06 chromosome A10, Gossypium_hirsutum_v2.1, whole genome shotgun sequence DNA harbors:
- the LOC107920157 gene encoding E3 ubiquitin-protein ligase Topors isoform X2, with product MDSPSSSPKPLGKSDIQRFIRRVICPAIVDETCPICLRTIDIPGAAVLTVCFHAYCLDCIRKWSDLKRNCPLCNSTFDSWFYKIDLSSLRYLKQQLPAISDCKSAIPRPRFTVSDRRRIIERTRREINDVNRRTRPLPWRRSFGRPGTVSPLVIAERKLQWRASVYNRRLQAVPIYHGNGFQQNVPRIRNDFEKEKLLQRIEPWIQRELEAILGDPDPSIILHVVSSLLFSRHEGKHDDSSASSTQLSFVNDNFLASLEPFLHDQTNMFWHELSS from the exons ATGGATTCACCCTCGTCTTCACCGAAACCATTGGGGAAATCGGACATCCAGAGATTCATACGAAGAGTAATTTGTCCGGCCATCGTCGACGAAACATGTCCCATATGCTTGAGAACCATCGACATTCCTGGAGCGGCAGTTCTCACCGTTTGTTTCCACGCTTACTGCTTGGACTGCATCCGCAAGTGGAGCGATTTGAAGAGGAATTGCCCTCTCTGCAATTCCACCTTCGATTCTTGGTTCTACAAAATCGATCTCTCCTCTCTAAGATACCTCAAACAGCAGTTACCTGCTATCTCTGACTGCAAATCGGCTATTCCACGACCTCGGTTCACCGTATCTGATCGTCGACG GATCATCGAAAGGACCAGAAGAGAAATAAACGATGTTAACCGGAGAACGAGACCGTTGCCTTGGCGGCGATCTTTTGGGCGACCTGGGACTGTGTCGCCTCTTGTTATCGCCGAAAGGAAGCTTCAATGGCGTGCCAG TGTGTATAACCGACGGCTGCAAGCTGTGCCTATATATCATGGTAATGGTTTTCAGCAG AATGTTCCTAGGATTAGGAATGATTTTGAGAAAGAGAAACTACTGCAAAGAATAGAACCATGGATTCAAAGGGAGCTTGAGGCTATCCTTGGAGATCCAGATCCATCAATCATTCTTCATGTTGTGTCCTCGCTTCTCTTCTCTAGACATGAAGGAAAGCATGATGACTCTTCCGCCTCTTCGACACAGCTCAGTTTTGTCAATGACAACTTTCTTGCTTCTTTGGAACCTTTTTTACACGACCAAACCAACATGTTTTGGCATGAACTCAG TAGTTGA
- the LOC107920157 gene encoding E3 ubiquitin-protein ligase Topors isoform X1 — MDSPSSSPKPLGKSDIQRFIRRVICPAIVDETCPICLRTIDIPGAAVLTVCFHAYCLDCIRKWSDLKRNCPLCNSTFDSWFYKIDLSSLRYLKQQLPAISDCKSAIPRPRFTVSDRRRIIERTRREINDVNRRTRPLPWRRSFGRPGTVSPLVIAERKLQWRASVYNRRLQAVPIYHGNGFQQNVPRIRNDFEKEKLLQRIEPWIQRELEAILGDPDPSIILHVVSSLLFSRHEGKHDDSSASSTQLSFVNDNFLASLEPFLHDQTNMFWHELRCFVESPLTMETYDAVVEYR, encoded by the exons ATGGATTCACCCTCGTCTTCACCGAAACCATTGGGGAAATCGGACATCCAGAGATTCATACGAAGAGTAATTTGTCCGGCCATCGTCGACGAAACATGTCCCATATGCTTGAGAACCATCGACATTCCTGGAGCGGCAGTTCTCACCGTTTGTTTCCACGCTTACTGCTTGGACTGCATCCGCAAGTGGAGCGATTTGAAGAGGAATTGCCCTCTCTGCAATTCCACCTTCGATTCTTGGTTCTACAAAATCGATCTCTCCTCTCTAAGATACCTCAAACAGCAGTTACCTGCTATCTCTGACTGCAAATCGGCTATTCCACGACCTCGGTTCACCGTATCTGATCGTCGACG GATCATCGAAAGGACCAGAAGAGAAATAAACGATGTTAACCGGAGAACGAGACCGTTGCCTTGGCGGCGATCTTTTGGGCGACCTGGGACTGTGTCGCCTCTTGTTATCGCCGAAAGGAAGCTTCAATGGCGTGCCAG TGTGTATAACCGACGGCTGCAAGCTGTGCCTATATATCATGGTAATGGTTTTCAGCAG AATGTTCCTAGGATTAGGAATGATTTTGAGAAAGAGAAACTACTGCAAAGAATAGAACCATGGATTCAAAGGGAGCTTGAGGCTATCCTTGGAGATCCAGATCCATCAATCATTCTTCATGTTGTGTCCTCGCTTCTCTTCTCTAGACATGAAGGAAAGCATGATGACTCTTCCGCCTCTTCGACACAGCTCAGTTTTGTCAATGACAACTTTCTTGCTTCTTTGGAACCTTTTTTACACGACCAAACCAACATGTTTTGGCATGAACTCAG ATGCTTTGTGGAGAGTCCACTTACCATGGAAACTTATGATGCAGTAGTTGAGTATAGATAG
- the LOC107920157 gene encoding E3 ubiquitin-protein ligase Topors isoform X3 yields MDSPSSSPKPLGKSDIQRFIRRVICPAIVDETCPICLRTIDIPGAAVLTVCFHAYCLDCIRKWSDLKRNCPLCNSTFDSWFYKIDLSSLRYLKQQLPAISDCKSAIPRPRFTVSDRRRIIERTRREINDVNRRTRPLPWRRSFGRPGTVSPLVIAERKLQWRASVYNRRLQAVPIYHGNGFQQNVPRIRNDFEKEKLLQRIEPWIQRELEAILGDPDPSIILHVVSSLLFSRHEGKHDDSSASSTQLSFVNDNFLASLEPFLHDQTNMFWHELS; encoded by the exons ATGGATTCACCCTCGTCTTCACCGAAACCATTGGGGAAATCGGACATCCAGAGATTCATACGAAGAGTAATTTGTCCGGCCATCGTCGACGAAACATGTCCCATATGCTTGAGAACCATCGACATTCCTGGAGCGGCAGTTCTCACCGTTTGTTTCCACGCTTACTGCTTGGACTGCATCCGCAAGTGGAGCGATTTGAAGAGGAATTGCCCTCTCTGCAATTCCACCTTCGATTCTTGGTTCTACAAAATCGATCTCTCCTCTCTAAGATACCTCAAACAGCAGTTACCTGCTATCTCTGACTGCAAATCGGCTATTCCACGACCTCGGTTCACCGTATCTGATCGTCGACG GATCATCGAAAGGACCAGAAGAGAAATAAACGATGTTAACCGGAGAACGAGACCGTTGCCTTGGCGGCGATCTTTTGGGCGACCTGGGACTGTGTCGCCTCTTGTTATCGCCGAAAGGAAGCTTCAATGGCGTGCCAG TGTGTATAACCGACGGCTGCAAGCTGTGCCTATATATCATGGTAATGGTTTTCAGCAG AATGTTCCTAGGATTAGGAATGATTTTGAGAAAGAGAAACTACTGCAAAGAATAGAACCATGGATTCAAAGGGAGCTTGAGGCTATCCTTGGAGATCCAGATCCATCAATCATTCTTCATGTTGTGTCCTCGCTTCTCTTCTCTAGACATGAAGGAAAGCATGATGACTCTTCCGCCTCTTCGACACAGCTCAGTTTTGTCAATGACAACTTTCTTGCTTCTTTGGAACCTTTTTTACACGACCAAACCAACATGTTTTGGCATGAACTCAG TTGA
- the LOC107920155 gene encoding probable serine/threonine-protein phosphatase 2A regulatory subunit B'' subunit TON2, with protein MYSGSSDGESHEAATQRKIPPVSSMLWVRNLRRYIGSGAGLGSEALMELETKRILLDIFKEKQQKSAEAGTIPSFYKKKPEEGSISHRVQKLAKYRFLKKQSDLLLNADDLDAMWVCLRENCVIDDATGAEKMNYEDFCHIASVCTEQIGPKCRRFFSPSNFMKFEKDESGRIAILPFYLYVMRTVSLTQARIDMSELDEDSDGFLQPHEMEAYIRGLIPNLAQLRDMPAAFVQMYCRIAAHKFSFFCDPHRRGKACIKKVLLSNCLQELMELHQESEEEVTDTEQAENWFSLTSAQRICDMFLALDKDMNGTLSKQELKEYADGTLTEIFIERVFDEHVRRCKIGAGSNREMDFDSFLDFVLALENKDTPEGLTYLFRCLDLNGRGFLTTADIHSLFRDVHQKWIEGGNYELCIEDVRDEIWDMVKPADPLRITLADLLACKQGGTVASMLIDVRGFWAHDNRENLLQEEEEPEEES; from the exons ATGTATAGTGGGTCCAGTGATGGCGAGAGCCACGAAGCGGCCACTCAACGAAAGATCCCACCGGTTTCGTCGATGCTTTGGGTTCGAAATCTTCGCCGGTACATCGGATCCGGTGCCGGACTCGGATCCGAAGCCTTAATGG AGCTTGAAACAAAGAGGATCTTGCTTGATATATTTAAAGAAAAGCAACAGAAAAGCGCTGAAGCTGGTACAATACCAAGTTTCTATAAGAAG AAACCTGAGGAAGGATCCATCAGTCATAGGGTTCAGAAATTAGCAAAATATCGTTTTCTAAAG AAGCAATCTGATCTTCTACTAAATGCTGATGATCTGGACGCCATGTGGGTTTGCTTAAGAGAAAATTGTGTCATTGATGATGCCACTGGTGCTGAAAAG ATGAATTATGAAGATTTTTGCCACATTGCCTCCGTTTGTACAGAACAAATAGGTCCAAAATGTCGCCGCTTTTTCAGCCCATCAAACTTCATGAAGTTTGAGAAAGATGAATCAGGAAGAATAGCCATCTTGCCCTTCTATCTTTATGTGATGCGCACT GTTTCTCTTACACAGGCCAGAATTGATATGAGCGAGCTTGATGAGGATTCAGATGGTTTCCTTCAACCTCAT GAAATGGAGGCCTACATTCGTGGTCTTATTCCTAACCTGGCACAACTACGGGATATGCCTGCAGCCTTTGTTCAAATGTACTGTCGCATAGCTGCACATAAATTCTCTTTCTTTTGTGATCCTCATAGACGAG GAAAGGCCTGCATAAAAAAGGTGCTGCTTAGTAACTGTCTCCAGGAATTAATGGAACTACATCAG GAAAGTGAGGAAGAAGTCACTGACACTGAGCAAGCTGAAAATTGGTTTTCCTTGACTTCTGCACAACGTATATGTG ATATGTTTCTTGCCCTCGATAAAGATATGAATGGAACACTGAGCAAGCAGGAGCTTAAAGAATATGCGGATGGAACTCTAACTGAAATTTTCATCGAAAGAG TATTTGATGAGCATGTCCGACGTTGCAAAATTGGTGCTGGAAGTAATCGAGAGATGGACTTCGACAGTTTTCTTGACTTTGTTCTGGCCCTTGAGAATAAAGATACTCCAGAAGGGTTAACATATTTGTTCCGTTGTCTTGATCTTAATGGTAGGGGATTCCTCACAACAGCAGATATTCATTCTCTTTTCAG AGATGTACACCAGAAATGGATTGAAGGGGGCAACTACGAATTGTGTATCGAAGATGTTCGGGATGAAATATGGGATATGGTAAAGCCAGCCGATCCATTGAGGATTACGTTGGCTGACCTCCTAGCTTGTAAGCAGGGTGGGACTGTGGCCAGCATGCTCATAGATGTGCGCGGATTTTGGGCACATGATAACAGAGAGAACCTTCTTCAAGAAGAAGAGGAGCCAGAGGAAGAATCATGA